The following are from one region of the Bacillus methanolicus MGA3 genome:
- the purD gene encoding phosphoribosylamine--glycine ligase gives MKVLVIGRGGREHAICTKVSESALVDKVFVAPGNPGMENVAERVFVEEHDQEKLLEFAKKEDIGLIIIGPEVPLLEGLADRFSEAGLKVFGPKKAAALIEGSKSFAKELMKKYQIPTAEYQVFSNYEEAKEYILEKGAPIVIKADGLAAGKGVTVALTVEEALSSLEEMLLHEKFGAASSSVVIEEFLSGEEFSLMAFVHGETVVPLEIAQDHKRAYDGDQGPNTGGMGAYSPVPHIGEDTVKTAIEMILIPAAKALVAEGRSFSGILYAGLIKTENGPKVIEFNARFGDPETQVVLPRMKSDLVSVILDLLDGKKPEIEWDHQAMLGVVVAAEGYPGAYKKGSVLKGLPELERELTVFHAGTEKNEQGLFITNGGRVLLVGAKAETLKEAQAKVYSGLANLQCNEVFYRKDIGNKAIGLASY, from the coding sequence TTGAAGGTACTTGTCATCGGACGGGGTGGCCGTGAGCATGCCATTTGTACAAAAGTCAGCGAAAGCGCGTTGGTCGATAAAGTATTTGTTGCTCCAGGGAATCCAGGAATGGAAAATGTGGCGGAACGAGTTTTCGTTGAGGAACATGATCAAGAAAAACTCCTTGAGTTTGCAAAAAAAGAAGATATAGGCCTCATCATTATAGGACCAGAAGTGCCGCTTTTAGAAGGGCTGGCCGACCGTTTCAGTGAAGCGGGATTAAAAGTATTCGGCCCCAAAAAAGCAGCGGCCTTAATCGAAGGCAGCAAATCATTTGCGAAGGAACTTATGAAAAAATATCAAATTCCGACAGCCGAATATCAAGTTTTTTCAAATTATGAGGAAGCAAAGGAATATATTTTGGAAAAAGGCGCTCCGATTGTCATCAAAGCGGATGGGTTAGCTGCAGGAAAAGGAGTAACAGTCGCTCTTACGGTAGAGGAGGCACTATCAAGCCTTGAAGAAATGCTGCTTCATGAAAAGTTCGGTGCTGCATCCTCTAGTGTAGTGATTGAAGAATTTTTAAGTGGTGAAGAATTTTCTCTTATGGCTTTTGTTCATGGAGAAACGGTCGTTCCTCTTGAAATCGCACAAGATCATAAACGGGCCTATGACGGGGATCAGGGTCCTAATACGGGAGGAATGGGGGCATATTCTCCGGTTCCGCACATTGGCGAGGATACAGTGAAAACGGCGATTGAAATGATTTTAATACCGGCTGCAAAAGCGCTCGTCGCGGAAGGAAGAAGCTTTTCGGGCATCCTCTACGCAGGCCTTATTAAGACGGAAAACGGCCCGAAAGTAATTGAGTTTAATGCCCGTTTTGGCGACCCAGAAACACAAGTTGTTTTGCCGAGAATGAAATCGGATCTTGTGTCCGTAATATTGGATTTATTAGATGGAAAAAAACCTGAAATCGAATGGGATCACCAGGCAATGCTTGGAGTTGTAGTCGCAGCAGAAGGTTATCCTGGGGCATACAAAAAAGGTTCTGTTTTAAAAGGGCTTCCTGAGCTTGAAAGAGAACTTACCGTTTTTCACGCCGGGACTGAAAAAAATGAACAAGGTTTGTTTATAACAAATGGCGGACGAGTGCTCCTTGTAGGAGCTAAAGCGGAAACCTTGAAAGAAGCGCAGGCTAAAGTTTATTCAGGGCTTGCCAATTTACAGTGCAATGAAGTGTTTTACCGTAAAGATATCGGAAATAAAGCTATCGGACTCGCTTCTTATTAG
- a CDS encoding EYxxD motif small membrane protein, producing the protein MFLEYVMDMSFVLIALIGSIVALLFVYVRKTNKKRVR; encoded by the coding sequence ATGTTCCTTGAATATGTGATGGATATGTCATTTGTCTTAATTGCGTTAATTGGAAGTATTGTTGCCCTATTATTTGTTTATGTCCGCAAAACTAATAAGAAGCGAGTCCGATAG
- a CDS encoding DUF2892 domain-containing protein: MNLKTNIGIVNALIRITIGLTILSWSTAKLVKKPWRDSYLFMSMLGAMKVAEGIVRFCPVTALFERGQEMRDNKETEMNQMHPYNPS; the protein is encoded by the coding sequence ATGAATTTAAAGACAAATATCGGAATTGTGAATGCTTTGATTCGGATTACAATCGGCCTGACAATACTATCATGGAGCACTGCAAAGCTTGTAAAAAAACCTTGGAGGGATTCTTATCTTTTTATGTCTATGCTCGGGGCTATGAAGGTGGCAGAAGGAATTGTTCGTTTTTGTCCAGTAACTGCACTATTTGAAAGAGGACAGGAAATGAGAGACAACAAAGAAACAGAGATGAATCAGATGCACCCATATAATCCATCTTAA